A single region of the Pontibacter kalidii genome encodes:
- a CDS encoding RNA polymerase sigma factor, whose protein sequence is MEELEIWNRFREGSEADFTLLYRRYAPVMLRYGQRLTSDPDLVKDSIQQVFFQVWKSRQNLSAPPSVRNYLLKAFRCELVKKATFKSRHEPLPDDAKMGMEASHEAELIQLQTSELDRQKVHLLLKNLPERQREVIFLKYYTGLQYDEISDIMGIDQKSVYKLTYKAIDKLHKLFHGKEQEDTSSIRKRVRGLASSLSSASEAPANELDSLGGSRSLALNFE, encoded by the coding sequence ATGGAAGAGCTGGAAATATGGAATAGGTTTAGGGAAGGTAGTGAGGCTGATTTTACCCTCTTGTACAGGCGCTATGCACCCGTAATGCTACGCTATGGGCAACGCCTTACCTCAGACCCTGATCTGGTGAAGGATAGTATACAGCAGGTTTTCTTTCAGGTATGGAAAAGCAGGCAGAACCTTTCTGCTCCGCCCAGCGTGAGAAACTACCTGCTGAAGGCCTTCCGCTGTGAGCTGGTTAAAAAAGCTACCTTTAAAAGCAGGCACGAACCCCTCCCCGACGACGCAAAGATGGGCATGGAGGCTTCGCATGAGGCTGAACTCATCCAACTGCAAACCTCCGAACTGGACAGGCAGAAGGTTCACCTCCTGCTCAAGAACCTGCCGGAGCGGCAGCGCGAAGTGATCTTTCTGAAATATTACACCGGGCTGCAGTACGATGAGATCTCCGATATCATGGGCATCGACCAGAAATCGGTGTATAAGCTCACCTATAAGGCCATCGATAAACTGCACAAGCTCTTTCATGGGAAGGAACAGGAGGATACGTCTTCTATACGCAAACGTGTGCGCGGTTTGGCCAGCAGCCTGAGCTCCGCCTCAGAGGCACCTGCCAACGAACTGGATTCGTTAGGCGGCAGCCGCTCACTAGCGCTTAACTTTGAGTAA
- a CDS encoding GNAT family N-acetyltransferase, translated as MSAEIIHDEEDLRFYIPFGEEEAELTYSYTEDKILDFEHTFVPDSQRGKGLAGKLVKKGLEFARSNKYKIIPSCPVVEAYIERYPEYKKIVHPV; from the coding sequence ATGAGCGCAGAAATAATTCATGATGAGGAAGACCTCCGGTTCTACATACCCTTCGGAGAGGAAGAGGCGGAACTGACCTACTCTTACACCGAGGACAAAATCCTCGACTTTGAACATACCTTTGTGCCGGACAGCCAGCGTGGCAAAGGCCTGGCAGGCAAGCTGGTAAAGAAGGGGCTGGAGTTTGCCAGGTCGAATAAATACAAGATCATCCCCTCGTGCCCGGTGGTGGAGGCCTACATTGAGCGCTACCCGGAGTACAAGAAGATCGTGCATCCTGTTTAA
- a CDS encoding M1 family metallopeptidase → MKTPHIVRTLALGGILSLGATAVQAQEYTRQDTLRGSITPERAWWDLSFYHLNVAVNPQDSSISGSNTIRYKVLEPQQRMQVDLQPPMRIQRVTQNGKELQVQQDGNAWFVQLQEPQQVGQEKEVEVYFGGKPQVSVNPPWSGGITWARDANGNPWIANSNQGDGASLWWPNKDHMYDEPDSMRISVRAPKGLMDVSNGQLKGVQEHPDGSKTYTWFVANPINNYGVNLSIGDYAHFSDTYLGEKGELDLNFYPLSYNLEKAKKQFTQTHQMLQAFEHWFGPYPFYEDGFKLIEVPYLGMEHQSAVTYGNGYQNGYRGRDLSGTGWGLKFDFIIIHEAGHEWFANNITYKDAADMWIHESFTNYSESLFLDYHYGTKAANEYVIGLRNIIQNDKPIIGVYGVNKEGSGDMYPKGANMLHNLRQITNNDEKWRSILRGLNQEFYHQTVTTQQIEDYLSQHIGRDLTPVFDQYLRDVRIPRLEYKVDGKKLQYRWANAVDNFDMPVKVYLNGKEQWLEPTTQWQELKVKKRTKVEVDPNFYVTAQNTKAA, encoded by the coding sequence ATGAAAACTCCTCACATAGTCCGTACACTGGCGCTGGGCGGCATACTTTCCCTGGGTGCCACAGCGGTGCAGGCGCAGGAATATACCCGCCAGGACACACTGCGCGGCAGCATTACCCCAGAGCGCGCCTGGTGGGACCTCTCCTTTTACCACCTCAACGTGGCTGTAAACCCGCAAGACAGCAGCATCTCAGGCAGCAACACCATCCGCTACAAAGTGCTGGAGCCGCAGCAGCGCATGCAGGTGGACCTGCAGCCTCCTATGCGCATCCAGCGGGTAACGCAGAACGGCAAAGAGCTACAGGTGCAACAGGACGGAAATGCCTGGTTTGTGCAGCTGCAGGAGCCACAGCAAGTGGGCCAGGAGAAAGAGGTTGAAGTATACTTTGGCGGTAAACCACAAGTCAGCGTAAACCCGCCCTGGAGCGGCGGTATTACTTGGGCCCGGGACGCCAACGGCAATCCCTGGATAGCCAACTCCAACCAAGGCGACGGCGCCAGCCTCTGGTGGCCCAACAAGGACCACATGTACGACGAGCCGGACAGCATGCGCATCAGCGTGCGGGCGCCGAAGGGTTTGATGGACGTGAGCAACGGCCAGCTGAAGGGCGTGCAGGAGCATCCGGACGGCAGCAAGACCTACACCTGGTTTGTAGCCAACCCGATCAACAATTATGGCGTGAACCTGAGCATCGGTGATTATGCCCACTTCTCTGACACCTATCTGGGCGAGAAAGGAGAATTGGACTTGAACTTTTACCCGCTAAGCTACAACCTCGAAAAGGCTAAAAAGCAGTTTACGCAGACACACCAGATGCTGCAGGCCTTCGAGCACTGGTTCGGCCCCTACCCTTTTTATGAGGATGGCTTTAAGCTGATAGAGGTGCCGTACCTGGGCATGGAGCACCAGAGCGCGGTAACCTATGGCAACGGGTACCAAAACGGCTACCGGGGCCGCGACCTGAGCGGCACGGGCTGGGGACTTAAATTCGACTTCATCATCATACACGAGGCGGGGCACGAGTGGTTTGCCAACAACATCACTTACAAGGATGCCGCTGACATGTGGATACATGAGAGCTTCACCAACTACTCCGAGTCCCTTTTCCTGGATTACCACTACGGCACCAAGGCGGCGAACGAGTACGTGATCGGGCTGCGGAACATCATCCAGAACGACAAGCCGATCATTGGCGTGTATGGTGTTAACAAGGAAGGCTCCGGCGATATGTACCCGAAAGGAGCTAACATGCTGCACAACCTGCGCCAGATCACGAACAACGATGAAAAGTGGAGAAGCATCCTCCGCGGCCTGAATCAAGAGTTCTACCACCAGACGGTAACCACGCAGCAGATCGAGGACTACCTGAGCCAGCACATCGGGCGCGACCTGACACCGGTGTTCGACCAGTACCTGCGCGATGTGCGCATTCCGAGGCTGGAGTATAAAGTAGATGGCAAAAAGCTGCAGTACCGCTGGGCCAACGCAGTAGACAACTTCGACATGCCGGTGAAAGTATACCTGAACGGCAAGGAGCAATGGCTGGAGCCAACCACCCAGTGGCAGGAGTTGAAGGTAAAGAAGAGAACCAAGGTTGAGGTGGATCCGAACTTCTATGTAACAGCGCAAAACACGAAGGCAGCCTAA
- the namA gene encoding NADPH dehydrogenase NamA — MSILFSPLTLRGITFKNRIAVSPMCMYSSQDGFATDWHLVHLGSRAVGGAGLIIAEATAVVPEGRITPHDLGIWKDEHIEGLQRITNFISEQGSVPGIQLAHAGRKASHRRPWEGGAAILPEEENGWQTVAPSAIPFSEENPVPHEMTLQEIEDFKDAFEAAAIRSLKAGFKVIEIHAAHGYLLHEFYSPLSNQRTDKYGGSFENRIRLLLEVTERVRQVWPEELPLLVRISATDWTDGGWTGEDSVALAKELKKLGVDLIDCSTGANVPRASIPVGPGYQVPFAEQVKQQAGIPTGAVGVITEARQAEEILAKGQADMVLLARELLRDPYFPMHAALELGAEHAWAPQYERAKPRS, encoded by the coding sequence ATGTCTATACTTTTCTCCCCCCTCACCCTCCGGGGCATCACCTTTAAAAACCGTATTGCCGTGTCGCCCATGTGCATGTACAGCAGCCAGGATGGCTTCGCTACCGATTGGCACCTGGTACACCTGGGCAGCCGGGCCGTGGGTGGCGCCGGACTGATTATTGCAGAGGCCACTGCCGTCGTGCCGGAAGGCCGTATTACGCCGCACGACCTGGGCATCTGGAAGGATGAACACATCGAAGGGCTGCAGCGCATTACGAATTTTATCTCCGAGCAAGGATCCGTACCGGGTATACAGCTTGCCCACGCGGGCCGTAAAGCCAGCCACCGCCGCCCCTGGGAGGGCGGAGCAGCCATACTTCCGGAAGAGGAGAACGGCTGGCAAACCGTGGCCCCCAGTGCTATTCCGTTCTCTGAGGAAAACCCGGTGCCGCACGAAATGACGCTGCAGGAGATCGAGGATTTTAAGGATGCTTTTGAAGCTGCTGCCATACGTTCGCTGAAGGCAGGTTTTAAAGTGATCGAGATACATGCCGCACACGGCTACCTGCTGCACGAATTCTATTCCCCGCTCAGCAACCAGCGCACCGATAAGTATGGCGGCTCCTTTGAGAACCGCATCCGGCTGCTGCTGGAGGTAACCGAGCGGGTGCGGCAAGTATGGCCGGAGGAGCTGCCGCTGCTCGTGCGTATCTCGGCCACCGACTGGACGGATGGCGGCTGGACCGGCGAAGACTCCGTGGCGCTGGCCAAAGAACTAAAGAAGCTGGGCGTAGATCTGATCGACTGCTCCACCGGGGCCAACGTGCCACGCGCATCCATACCCGTTGGGCCTGGCTATCAGGTGCCATTTGCCGAGCAGGTGAAGCAGCAGGCAGGTATACCGACAGGCGCCGTGGGCGTGATTACGGAGGCAAGGCAGGCGGAGGAGATTCTGGCAAAGGGGCAGGCCGATATGGTGCTGCTGGCTCGCGAGCTGCTCCGCGACCCATACTTCCCGATGCACGCTGCCCTGGAACTAGGTGCCGAGCACGCCTGGGCACCGCAATATGAACGCGCCAAGCCCCGCTCCTAG